One genomic segment of Alternaria dauci strain A2016 chromosome 8, whole genome shotgun sequence includes these proteins:
- a CDS encoding mitochondrial 37S ribosomal protein mS29: MPPAACLRSLAQLSLDAGAHSCIAPRVLRPQTACFSTSTARYAVVAKKKGMTAAPKKGVKSLNTKKGRGAAAGDTGKRPAQGERKAQRKRIVLSNDNALEVSSLQDLSKENVLSEQNEGKVMGLPQENVVDALRAVEAFKTTQGWSLFRRPAVLMRKEAIELARLFKEAEDSKKTIRRILSGQRMSGKSTLVLQGLTMGFLRDWFVINLPEAQELVNAHTEYAPLPNSEPMQYTQDTYTANLLQQILQSNGAFLTATKLSTQPELPLPLPAGATLKELAALGMANPEASWPVFVALWNELSLPGCPPILLAVDGLSHIMRHSEYMSAEVKPIHAHDLTLVRHFVDHLSGQRKLPNGGVVLGATSRSNAPASPAMEYCIEAAEARQKGAGKLPPWNPYKSVDVRVMEALKDLHSDSRELDIINVGGLTKEEARSIMEYYAESGMLRHQVNEGFVTEKWSLAGMGNIGELEKASVRMRL, encoded by the exons ATGCCGCCCGCAGCATGTCTCCGCAGCCTCGCTCAACTGTCACTTGATGCCGGCGCCCACAGCTGCATCGCCCCGCGCGTGCTACGCCCACAGACTGCCTGCTTTTCTACGTCGACCGCCCGCTATGCTGTAGTagccaagaagaagggcatGACCGCCGCCCCGAAGAAGGGTGTCAAGTCTCTGAACACCAAGAAGGGCAGGGGAGCCGCAGCCGGCGACACCGGCAAACGACCAGCACAGGGAGAGCGGAAAGCCCAGCGCAAACGCATTGTTCTAAGCAACGACAACGCACTAGAAGTGTCCTCGCTTCAGGACCTCAGCAAGGAAAATGTTCTCAGCGAGCAGAATGAGGGCAAGGTCATGGGGCTGCCGCAAGAGAACGTAGTGGATGCGCTGAGAGCCGTCGAGGCGTTCAAGACGACCCAGGGATGGAGTCTGTTTAGACGGCCGGCAGTGTTGATGCGGAAGGAGGCGATCGAACTCGCGAGACTGTTCAAGGAGGCGGAGGACTCCAAGAAGACAATACGACGCATCTTGTCTGGCCAAAGGATGAGCGGGAAGAGCACATTGGTACTTCAGGGTCTGACTATGGGTTTTCTGCGGGACTGGTTTGTGATCAACCTCCCAGAAG CCCAAGAACTTGTCAATGCTCACACAGAATATGCGCCACTCCCAAACTCTGAACCAATGCAGTATACCCAAGACACATACACGGCGAATCTTCTCCAGCAAATTCTCCAGTCGAATGGAGCATTTCTCACGGCGACGAAACTTAGCACGCAGCCCGAGCTACCTCTCCCACTTCCTGCCGGTGCTACACTCAAAGAGCTGGCCGCGCTTGGCATGGCCAACCCCGAGGCATCATGGCCCGTCTTTGTCGCGCTATGGAATGAGCTGTCTCTACCCGGTTGTCCACCCATTCTTCTTGCCGTCGACGGTCTGTCGCACATCATGCGCCACTCTGAGTACATGTCTGCGGAAGTGAAGCCCATCCACGCCCACGACCTTACTCTTGTTCGCCATTTCGTCGATCATCTTTCAGGCCAAAGAAAACTACCCAACGGCGGCGTGGTGCTCGGCGCAACATCACGATCCAACGCACCCGCCTCGCCAGCGATGGAGTACTGCATCGAAGCAGCGGAAGCCCGCCAAAAGGGAGCTGGCAAGCTGCCGCCATGGAATCCGTACAAGAGTGTAGATGTACGCGTCATGGAGGCTCTCAAGGATCTCCACAGTGACTCGAGGGAACTCGACATCATCAACGTTGGCGGGCTGACCAAGGAAGAGGCACGGTCGATCATGGAGTACTATGCTGAAAGCGGCATGTTGCGACACCAAGTCAACGAGGGCTTCGTAACGGAGAAGTGGAGCTTGGCGGGCATGGGGAACATTGGCGAGCTAGAGAAGGCCAGTGTCCGAATGCGGTTGTAG